The following coding sequences are from one Stigmatopora nigra isolate UIUO_SnigA chromosome 10, RoL_Snig_1.1, whole genome shotgun sequence window:
- the rpl29 gene encoding large ribosomal subunit protein eL29: MAKSKNHTTHNQSRKAHRNGIKKPRTHRYESLKGVDPKFLRNMRFAKKHNKKGFKAAKKAAAAAAIVPTPAPAPAPAPAQK; this comes from the exons ATGGCAAAGTCGAAGAACCACACGACACACAACCAGT CTCGTAAAGCCCATAGAAACGGCATCAAGAAGCCAAGAACCCACCGCTATGAGTCCTTAAAGGGG GTGGACCCTAAGTTCTTGAGGAACATGCGCTTTGCAAAGAAGCACAACAAGAAGGGATTTAAGGCAGCAAAGAAAGCAGCGGCCGCCGCTGCTATTGTTCCTACTCCCGCTCCCGCACCTGCTCCCGCACCTGCTCAGAAGTAA